From the Desulfobacterales bacterium genome, one window contains:
- the treY gene encoding malto-oligosyltrehalose synthase, which produces MRIPIATYRLQFNEQFDFNSAAGVISYLSDLNMTDIYASPIFKSRKGSQHGYDIIDPNQINPELGSAETFERLADEINLNQMGWVQDIVPNHTAFDPDNALLMDVLENGMASDYAGFFDILWNHPCRDLNQKVLAPFAGGHFGDELEKGLIRLIYGPNGFSVHYHKFIFPVSIESYGMILKPIREACKSRIPADHPDMIRLRNASVHIASLSLSPFIKLRRRQCHYIKKTLWNIYNRNPVIRSIIDTGVDRFNGSQDSPESYSGLDELLGSQRFRLSYWKTAADEINYRRFFSINELICWRTEKEEVFNHVHKLVLQLIESGRISGLRIDHIDGLYDPEAYLKHLAERVGDRFIVVEKILGATEKLPLSWPVQGTTGYDFLGHVNSIFCRTDTAPEFTRIYQEFTGNITPWPDLVHQSKKRFMEEEMAGDLNNISFLLKNIAAGYRHGKDFTFHRLRSALRELLTCFPVYRTFISARGCSPIDRDHLQSAAATAIENRPGLRRELEFILAMMVSGLKGFHDPTEKCLTFVMKFQQMMAPVMAKGLEDTAFYQYNRLLSLNDVGTAPARFGSNPDLFHDAMRHRADQWPHCLNATATHDTKRGEDVRSRLNVLSEIPHEWESTLKIWSGLNRDKKIIKNGVPAPDPNEEYYLYQTLIGSFPFDGSHPSTFAHRIKAHMVKSLREAKVHSSWFDPDLSYESACTEFIDRLLTDRPGNGFMKHFHPFFRKVAGYGIWNSLSQVLIKITAPGIPDFYQGTELWDLNLTDPDNRKPVDFKARKACLRAIREKERTDIASLLTDLLTSRENGEIKCFLTVKALEARRKHHTTFQSRSYMPLYASGTLKDHIIAYIRVWEDQWCMTIAPRFFTSLIKEAQHPLGRKVWHDTQIMLPPEAPSRWINVLTGEPVRLHERFFIGDILDRFPVAMMAGERE; this is translated from the coding sequence ATGAGAATTCCGATTGCCACTTACAGGCTTCAGTTCAACGAGCAGTTTGATTTTAATTCGGCGGCCGGTGTCATTTCCTATTTGTCGGATCTGAATATGACAGATATTTACGCGTCTCCCATTTTCAAGTCCAGAAAGGGATCGCAGCATGGCTACGATATCATTGATCCAAATCAGATCAATCCTGAACTGGGTTCTGCTGAAACATTCGAACGACTGGCAGATGAAATCAACCTCAATCAAATGGGATGGGTTCAGGATATCGTTCCGAACCATACCGCCTTTGATCCGGATAACGCCCTGCTCATGGATGTTCTGGAAAACGGCATGGCTTCAGACTATGCCGGTTTTTTTGATATCCTGTGGAACCATCCCTGCCGGGATCTGAATCAGAAAGTGCTGGCGCCATTTGCCGGCGGGCATTTTGGTGATGAACTTGAAAAAGGGCTGATTCGGCTGATTTATGGTCCAAACGGATTTTCAGTCCATTATCATAAATTCATATTCCCTGTATCCATAGAATCTTATGGAATGATACTTAAACCGATACGTGAAGCATGCAAAAGCCGGATCCCTGCGGACCATCCGGACATGATCCGGCTGCGAAACGCTTCGGTTCATATCGCATCCTTATCGTTGTCCCCGTTTATAAAACTGCGCAGACGACAGTGCCACTATATAAAAAAAACGTTATGGAATATATACAACCGCAATCCGGTTATCCGCAGCATCATTGACACCGGTGTCGATCGCTTTAACGGCAGTCAGGATTCACCGGAAAGTTATTCCGGGCTTGATGAGCTTCTGGGATCTCAGCGGTTTCGTCTGTCTTACTGGAAAACAGCTGCGGATGAAATCAACTATCGCCGATTTTTCAGCATCAATGAATTGATCTGCTGGAGAACAGAGAAGGAGGAAGTATTCAACCATGTTCACAAACTGGTTCTTCAGCTGATCGAATCCGGGAGGATATCCGGATTAAGAATTGACCATATTGACGGGCTTTATGATCCGGAGGCATACCTGAAGCACCTTGCTGAACGTGTCGGGGACAGGTTCATCGTGGTCGAAAAAATTCTCGGCGCCACCGAGAAGCTTCCTTTGTCATGGCCTGTCCAGGGCACTACCGGCTATGACTTTTTGGGCCACGTGAATTCGATCTTCTGCCGGACCGATACCGCTCCGGAATTTACCCGTATATATCAGGAATTTACAGGAAACATCACCCCATGGCCGGACCTCGTCCATCAATCAAAAAAACGGTTCATGGAAGAAGAAATGGCGGGTGATCTGAATAATATATCCTTCCTGCTCAAAAATATCGCGGCTGGTTACCGCCACGGCAAAGATTTCACGTTCCACCGGTTAAGATCCGCTCTGAGAGAATTGCTGACCTGCTTTCCGGTATACAGAACCTTCATATCCGCCCGGGGCTGCAGCCCGATCGATCGTGACCATCTTCAATCTGCTGCTGCCACAGCCATTGAAAACCGGCCGGGACTCAGGCGTGAACTTGAATTTATCTTGGCCATGATGGTATCGGGGTTAAAAGGGTTTCATGACCCAACGGAAAAATGCCTTACATTTGTCATGAAATTCCAGCAGATGATGGCTCCCGTGATGGCCAAAGGGCTTGAAGATACGGCCTTTTATCAGTACAACCGCCTGCTGTCGCTCAACGATGTGGGTACCGCCCCTGCCCGGTTCGGCAGCAATCCGGATTTATTTCATGATGCTATGCGGCATCGGGCGGATCAATGGCCCCATTGCCTGAACGCCACCGCTACACATGATACCAAACGGGGTGAAGATGTCCGGTCCCGGCTCAACGTCCTGTCGGAAATCCCGCACGAGTGGGAAAGTACGCTCAAAATCTGGTCCGGACTGAACAGGGATAAAAAAATCATAAAAAACGGGGTTCCGGCACCGGACCCCAATGAGGAATACTACCTTTATCAGACCCTGATCGGCTCCTTTCCGTTTGACGGAAGCCACCCGTCCACCTTCGCTCATCGGATCAAAGCGCATATGGTGAAATCGCTCAGAGAGGCGAAGGTGCACTCTTCATGGTTTGATCCGGATTTATCTTATGAATCAGCCTGCACGGAGTTTATCGACAGGCTTCTGACGGATAGGCCCGGCAACGGATTTATGAAACATTTTCATCCGTTTTTCAGGAAGGTGGCCGGTTACGGCATATGGAATTCACTTTCACAGGTATTGATCAAAATTACAGCGCCGGGCATCCCGGATTTTTATCAGGGTACGGAACTGTGGGACCTGAACCTGACCGATCCGGACAACCGAAAACCCGTTGATTTTAAGGCTCGGAAAGCCTGCCTGCGGGCGATCCGGGAAAAAGAACGCACCGATATCGCCTCTTTGCTGACCGACCTGCTGACATCCAGAGAAAACGGAGAGATCAAATGCTTTCTGACAGTAAAAGCCCTTGAGGCCCGCAGAAAGCACCATACCACATTTCAGAGCCGCAGTTACATGCCGTTGTATGCATCCGGCACACTGAAAGATCATATCATCGCCTACATCCGTGTCTGGGAAGATCAGTGGTGCATGACCATCGCCCCCAGATTTTTCACTTCCCTGATAAAAGAGGCCCAGCATCCGCTTGGCCGAAAGGTCTGGCACGATACGCAGATCATGCTGCCCCCGGAAGCGCCATCCCGGTGGATCAATGTATTGACTGGCGAGCCGGTTCGCCTCCATGAGCGGTTTTTTATCGGCGATATTCTGGACCGGTTTCCGGTGGCGATGATGGCAGGGGAAAGGGAATAG
- a CDS encoding DUF3536 domain-containing protein — protein MNKYICIHGHFYQPPRENPWLEAVELQDSAYPYHDWNHRITAECYATNATSRILNQKNQILKIVNNYSRISFNFGPTLLTWLEHEAPDVYNAILTADVESRQFFSGHGSALAQPYNHMILPLANPADKYTQIYWGIQDFTHRFNRKPEGMWLPETAVDLESLDMMVELGIRFTILAPHQAARIKPSDKGIWSDAAPDTIDTTMAYNARLPSGKTISIFFYDAEISHAVAYKGLMQNGKKFAEMLLNGFSDETSSGLVHIATDGETYGHHYQGGDKGLAFALNFIESQTSVSLTNYGEFLEKHPPAYDVQLVENSSWSCPHGIERWKSNCGCCTGGHPDWNQSWRAPLRASLNWLRDQLSPPYMEKAQQLLKNPVTARNDYIQILLNRSLNRSPRSNDTIEAFLSSHAVRKLEPPEINTVLKLMELQRNAMLMFTSCGWFFDEISGIETVQIIQYAGRAIQIYKELFGNSIETNFLTKLEEAMSNFPEHGNGRLIYEKFIIPSMVDLKKVGAHYAMSSIFEQYADQASIFCYTADREDYQIHTIGRSKLLTGRIRITSEIINESVRLCFAVLHLGKHTLTCGSHEFQSDENYESMKETISQAFSEADFPKTLQLMNNYFGTSIYSLQTIFHDEQRKILDQIMQPALDEAQNAFQQIYESNAAMLRFLKNINIPIPDSLYKSAEFYLNFHLLKAFQNENFEEYQIKSHLDEAGMIGVPLDSLTLEYALRQSLELIADSFSKQPLDFSALEKQESAVNLLKILPFNVNLRKIQNMFNTIMTDTYPEMKNKAQQKDEAAGRWVEHFIAVGRNLSFYIEE, from the coding sequence ATGAACAAATATATCTGTATTCACGGACATTTTTACCAGCCGCCCCGTGAAAATCCATGGCTGGAAGCCGTAGAACTCCAGGACTCGGCATATCCATACCATGACTGGAATCACCGGATTACGGCTGAATGTTATGCAACCAACGCCACCTCCCGGATTTTAAACCAGAAAAATCAGATTCTGAAAATCGTGAATAACTATTCCAGAATCAGCTTTAATTTCGGACCCACATTGCTGACCTGGCTGGAACATGAAGCACCGGACGTCTATAATGCCATTTTAACAGCGGATGTTGAAAGCCGGCAATTTTTTTCAGGGCACGGTTCCGCGCTGGCTCAACCGTATAACCATATGATTCTTCCTCTGGCCAATCCCGCGGATAAATATACCCAGATATACTGGGGAATCCAGGATTTCACCCACCGGTTCAACCGGAAACCCGAGGGAATGTGGCTGCCGGAGACAGCGGTTGATCTCGAATCCCTGGATATGATGGTCGAACTGGGTATCCGGTTTACGATCCTCGCCCCGCATCAGGCTGCCCGGATAAAACCCTCGGATAAAGGCATCTGGTCAGATGCAGCACCTGACACGATCGATACCACCATGGCCTATAACGCCCGGCTGCCATCCGGCAAAACCATATCCATCTTTTTTTACGACGCGGAAATATCGCATGCCGTCGCATACAAGGGACTGATGCAGAATGGGAAAAAGTTTGCCGAAATGCTCCTGAACGGCTTTTCGGACGAGACCAGCTCCGGGCTGGTCCATATCGCCACAGACGGAGAAACCTATGGCCATCATTATCAGGGTGGCGACAAAGGACTTGCCTTTGCGCTGAACTTCATCGAATCCCAGACATCGGTATCGTTAACCAATTATGGCGAATTTCTGGAAAAGCACCCACCGGCTTATGACGTTCAACTGGTGGAAAATTCCTCCTGGAGCTGTCCTCACGGAATTGAGCGATGGAAAAGCAACTGCGGATGCTGTACCGGAGGACATCCGGACTGGAACCAGTCATGGCGTGCGCCGCTTCGGGCATCCCTGAACTGGCTCCGGGATCAACTGTCACCCCCATATATGGAAAAGGCGCAACAACTTCTGAAAAATCCGGTTACCGCACGCAATGATTATATCCAGATCCTGCTGAACCGGTCCCTGAACCGGTCCCCCCGGTCCAATGATACGATCGAAGCGTTTCTTTCCAGTCATGCGGTAAGAAAACTGGAGCCTCCCGAAATAAACACGGTGTTGAAGCTCATGGAACTTCAGAGAAATGCCATGCTGATGTTCACCAGCTGCGGCTGGTTCTTCGATGAAATCTCCGGTATCGAAACCGTACAAATCATTCAATACGCCGGACGGGCCATCCAGATTTACAAAGAGTTGTTTGGAAATTCCATAGAAACAAACTTTCTGACAAAATTGGAAGAAGCAATGAGCAATTTTCCTGAACATGGAAATGGTCGACTCATATACGAAAAATTTATCATACCGTCTATGGTGGATTTAAAAAAAGTGGGAGCCCATTATGCCATGAGTTCGATATTCGAGCAATATGCCGATCAGGCATCCATCTTTTGCTACACCGCAGACAGGGAAGATTACCAGATCCATACGATTGGCAGATCAAAGCTGCTGACAGGACGAATTCGTATCACATCGGAAATTATAAACGAATCTGTCCGGCTGTGTTTTGCCGTGCTTCATCTGGGCAAACATACCCTTACCTGCGGTTCCCATGAATTTCAATCCGATGAAAATTACGAGTCAATGAAGGAAACCATCTCTCAGGCCTTTTCCGAAGCGGATTTTCCAAAAACGCTTCAGTTAATGAATAACTATTTCGGCACATCCATCTATTCGCTTCAAACTATATTCCACGATGAACAACGTAAAATTCTGGATCAAATCATGCAGCCGGCCTTAGATGAAGCACAAAATGCCTTCCAGCAGATATACGAAAGCAATGCCGCCATGCTGCGATTTCTGAAAAATATAAATATACCTATTCCGGACAGTCTGTACAAATCAGCAGAATTTTATCTGAATTTTCACCTTCTAAAAGCATTTCAAAATGAAAATTTTGAGGAATATCAGATAAAAAGTCACCTGGATGAAGCCGGAATGATCGGCGTTCCCCTGGATTCGCTGACACTTGAATATGCATTGCGGCAATCGCTTGAACTGATTGCCGATTCATTTTCTAAGCAGCCCTTAGATTTTTCGGCCCTTGAAAAACAGGAATCCGCAGTCAATCTCCTGAAGATACTTCCATTTAACGTGAATCTGAGAAAAATTCAAAACATGTTCAATACCATCATGACCGATACCTATCCGGAAATGAAGAACAAGGCTCAACAAAAAGATGAAGCCGCTGGCCGGTGGGTTGAGCATTTTATCGCCGTGGGCAGGAATCTGTCATTTTATATCGAAGAATGA
- the treZ gene encoding malto-oligosyltrehalose trehalohydrolase encodes MNTKLGATFLGLNRCRFIVWAPFARQVNVHIVYPENRSEALKKNADGYHSGIIDGTGPGTRYFYQLDDGGPWPDPASRYQPEGVHGPSEIIPSVFSWNDSHWSGICLSRYILYELHVGTFTPEGTFGAVIPWLDTLKDLGITAIELMPVAQFPGDRNWGYDPAYPFAIQHSYGGPTGLKNLVNACHRKGLAVVLDVVYNHLGPEGNYFSKFGPYFTDVYSTPWGPAMNFDDRGNDHVRRFFIENAIYWIHDCHIDALRIDAVHAIMDFSARPFLLELSETVHRLSESLNRRVYTIAESDLNDTKIVRPEYLGGYDLDAQWNEDFHHSVHSLVTGEKTGYFQDFGTLDHLAKACREGFVYSGQYSFYRNRRHGNSSRQLTADRLIVFIQNHDQVGNRMMGERLSAQVSFEVLKLSAALALLSPFIPLLFMGEEYGEPAPFQYFISHSDPALIEAVRKGREKEFAAFQWQGVPPDPQDISTFLQCKLNHGLRHQGHHRVLFEFYRYLIHLRKTIPALACLNKDQMTVTANENRHTLTVHRWNGSSHALLLYHFNSEPAEFEIRGIPGQWDKRLDSTELQWNGPGSTIPPQILSEGLITLTSAPHAVLLFTLDNELANQIHTGEIQTGETQTEER; translated from the coding sequence ATGAATACAAAACTGGGCGCCACCTTTCTGGGACTGAACCGATGCCGGTTTATCGTGTGGGCACCTTTTGCCCGGCAGGTGAATGTCCATATCGTGTATCCTGAAAACCGGAGCGAGGCGTTAAAAAAAAATGCCGATGGCTACCATTCTGGTATTATCGATGGCACAGGTCCCGGAACCCGGTACTTTTATCAACTGGATGACGGGGGGCCGTGGCCCGATCCTGCATCTCGATACCAGCCCGAAGGCGTGCATGGCCCTTCGGAAATCATACCCTCCGTATTTTCATGGAATGACAGCCACTGGTCCGGCATCTGTCTGAGCCGGTACATTTTGTATGAGCTGCATGTCGGCACCTTTACCCCGGAAGGGACATTCGGAGCCGTTATCCCCTGGCTGGACACACTCAAAGATCTGGGAATTACCGCCATCGAACTGATGCCGGTTGCCCAGTTTCCGGGGGATCGAAACTGGGGGTATGATCCGGCCTATCCGTTTGCGATTCAGCATTCCTACGGGGGTCCGACCGGATTAAAAAATCTGGTCAACGCCTGTCATCGCAAAGGACTGGCCGTTGTTCTGGATGTCGTCTACAATCATCTCGGGCCCGAGGGGAATTATTTCAGCAAGTTTGGCCCTTATTTCACCGATGTATATTCAACCCCGTGGGGACCGGCCATGAACTTCGATGACCGGGGAAATGACCATGTCCGCCGGTTTTTTATTGAAAATGCGATCTACTGGATTCACGACTGTCATATTGACGCACTGAGAATCGATGCGGTTCATGCCATCATGGATTTTTCCGCCCGTCCGTTTCTCCTGGAGCTGTCGGAAACCGTCCACCGCCTGTCAGAAAGCCTGAACCGGCGCGTCTACACGATTGCGGAAAGCGATCTCAACGATACAAAAATAGTACGCCCGGAATATCTTGGAGGCTATGATCTGGATGCCCAGTGGAATGAAGATTTCCACCACAGCGTCCACAGCCTGGTAACCGGAGAAAAAACCGGCTACTTTCAGGATTTCGGAACATTGGATCACCTGGCCAAAGCCTGTCGGGAAGGATTTGTTTATTCCGGACAATATTCGTTCTATCGAAATCGCAGACACGGAAATTCCTCACGGCAACTGACCGCTGACCGCCTGATCGTATTTATACAGAATCATGATCAGGTGGGTAACCGGATGATGGGTGAGCGCTTATCCGCTCAGGTTTCATTTGAAGTCCTGAAACTGTCAGCGGCCCTGGCCCTGCTGTCCCCGTTTATTCCCCTGCTGTTCATGGGTGAGGAATACGGGGAGCCGGCTCCCTTTCAGTACTTTATCAGCCATTCTGATCCCGCATTGATTGAAGCTGTCCGCAAGGGACGCGAAAAGGAGTTTGCCGCTTTTCAATGGCAGGGGGTTCCTCCGGACCCTCAGGATATCTCCACCTTTTTACAGTGCAAACTCAATCATGGCCTTCGACACCAAGGCCATCACCGGGTATTGTTTGAGTTTTACCGCTATCTGATACACCTGCGGAAAACAATCCCTGCTCTGGCCTGTCTGAATAAAGATCAGATGACGGTAACCGCAAATGAAAACCGGCACACACTGACGGTTCATCGCTGGAATGGTTCCAGCCATGCCCTGCTGCTGTATCATTTTAACAGTGAACCGGCCGAATTCGAAATAAGAGGGATTCCGGGCCAATGGGATAAACGGCTGGATTCGACAGAGCTGCAATGGAATGGTCCCGGAAGCACAATTCCACCTCAAATCCTGTCAGAAGGACTGATAACGCTAACTTCAGCACCGCATGCGGTGCTTCTGTTTACCCTGGATAACGAACTGGCCAATCAGATTCACACGGGGGAAATTCAAACGGGCGAGACTCAAACAGAGGAGAGATAG
- a CDS encoding glycosyltransferase: MMASKLDNYAMVAGTDVINHLRQVAESLKGIKVVHVNSTKEGGGVAEILHNLIPLKQELGLNAIWHVITGESDFYQCTKKMHNGLQGTREDISQSLLTAYEHTNQTNFEKLRNDLEDADIVVIHDPQPAPLLNLCSNRKGKWIWRCHIDASRPHRPVWKYLRQYILGYDASIWSLPDFARPMPHPLYIIPPSIDPLSDKNAELCPEEIDTVCTTYGLDRERPILVQVSRFDRFKDPVGVIRSYRLAKEFNPRLQLVLAGGGASDDPEGEEVLSEVKSIAQDDPDIHVLLLPSDAHRTINALQRIADISLQKSLKEGFGLTVTEAMWKGKPVIGGNTGGIRRQVIDNHTGFLVNTPEGAALRIRYLLNNREKLDEMGAKARTYVRENFLLTRHLREYLSLMLAVIRGTRDRIELFCKMDR; this comes from the coding sequence ATGATGGCCAGTAAACTTGACAACTATGCAATGGTCGCCGGCACTGACGTTATCAATCATCTGAGGCAGGTGGCTGAATCGCTCAAAGGCATCAAGGTGGTCCATGTCAATTCCACCAAAGAAGGCGGGGGCGTGGCTGAGATACTGCATAATCTGATTCCCCTGAAGCAGGAACTCGGCTTGAATGCGATCTGGCACGTCATCACCGGTGAATCGGATTTTTACCAGTGCACCAAAAAAATGCACAATGGACTTCAGGGAACCCGTGAGGACATATCGCAATCGCTGCTAACCGCCTACGAGCATACGAATCAAACCAATTTTGAAAAACTCCGAAATGATCTGGAGGATGCCGATATCGTAGTTATCCATGATCCGCAACCCGCACCGCTGCTCAACCTGTGCAGCAACCGGAAAGGCAAATGGATATGGCGGTGTCATATCGATGCCAGCCGCCCTCACCGCCCCGTCTGGAAATATTTAAGACAGTACATATTAGGATATGACGCGAGCATCTGGTCCCTGCCCGATTTTGCCCGTCCCATGCCCCATCCGTTATACATCATACCGCCGAGCATCGATCCGTTAAGTGATAAAAACGCCGAGTTATGTCCCGAAGAAATCGATACAGTCTGCACCACATACGGATTGGACAGAGAACGGCCCATACTCGTTCAGGTCTCCAGATTTGATCGTTTCAAGGACCCGGTCGGCGTCATCCGTTCCTATCGGCTGGCCAAAGAGTTCAATCCGCGTCTGCAGCTGGTGCTGGCCGGCGGAGGCGCTTCGGATGACCCCGAAGGCGAAGAAGTCCTGTCCGAGGTCAAAAGCATTGCTCAGGATGATCCGGATATTCACGTGCTGCTGCTTCCGTCCGATGCCCATCGCACCATCAACGCCCTCCAGCGCATCGCCGATATATCGCTTCAAAAATCGCTCAAAGAAGGATTCGGACTGACCGTTACCGAAGCCATGTGGAAAGGCAAACCGGTTATCGGAGGGAATACCGGCGGTATTCGCCGGCAGGTGATCGACAATCATACCGGATTTCTGGTCAATACGCCGGAAGGGGCTGCACTTCGCATCCGTTATCTGCTCAACAACCGGGAGAAACTGGATGAAATGGGCGCCAAAGCCAGAACCTACGTCAGAGAAAATTTTCTCCTGACACGTCATCTTCGCGAATACCTGTCTTTAATGCTGGCAGTCATTCGTGGTACCCGGGATCGGATTGAATTGTTTTGTAAAATGGACCGGTAA
- a CDS encoding DUF5752 family protein, which yields MANPFGVLDCALLAIATGEKAHTLRELQDRLTANDDFGIMYYHFWDTLLRPRFVDREYQNDFAAWAWNDLHDHRLAERLAILNPTDFSRMDDLRRKVIDVIEDRMDEEDFNPWIHVDHPFFLLRSQIIVFDTCIRISNPEKLPETVSKMSSSSIFYHFIDSRRRTVSGENDFSEWLRGIDGQFTTLADDIAAIDPYFNSLTELRNQLVTILYAYFNKREA from the coding sequence ATGGCCAATCCGTTTGGTGTGCTGGATTGTGCTCTGCTCGCCATCGCAACAGGTGAAAAAGCCCACACCCTGAGAGAATTACAGGACCGTTTGACAGCCAATGACGATTTCGGAATCATGTATTATCATTTCTGGGACACACTGCTGCGTCCGCGTTTTGTCGATCGGGAGTATCAGAATGATTTTGCTGCCTGGGCCTGGAATGATCTCCATGACCATCGCCTGGCCGAAAGGCTGGCCATACTGAACCCGACGGACTTTAGCCGCATGGATGATCTGCGCCGGAAAGTCATAGATGTCATCGAGGATCGAATGGATGAGGAAGACTTCAATCCCTGGATTCATGTGGATCATCCGTTTTTTCTGCTCCGTTCTCAAATCATCGTATTTGATACGTGTATTCGTATCAGCAATCCGGAAAAATTGCCCGAAACCGTCAGCAAAATGTCTTCCAGCAGTATTTTCTACCATTTTATTGACTCCCGCCGGAGAACCGTTTCAGGAGAAAATGATTTTTCAGAATGGTTGAGAGGAATCGATGGCCAATTTACAACCCTTGCCGATGATATCGCTGCTATTGATCCATATTTTAACAGCCTGACGGAATTACGCAACCAGCTTGTCACTATTTTATATGCCTATTTTAACAAAAGGGAGGCATGA
- a CDS encoding glycogen/starch synthase → MNILIMASENDGIKGGKVGGLGDVIRDVPPALAARGHMVHVVTPSYGFLHRINDSRQTGTVGFMFSGRFHEADLYEVQGKNHHSHIRLSVIEHPVFASQDNRGDHSFYSFDPPDRPFASDATKFALFCMAIAKAVTDGVFGRLDCIHLHDWHMGFFLILRAFHPEMKGLQQIRSVFSIHNLALQGIRPFRNSDSSLEAWYPGLGYNPDLLSDPRWRNCVNPMASAIRLADAVHTVSPAYADEILHPSRQPMFYGGEGLEADLVQARDKHRLSGILNGCAYPESHQPARMKWQALLKLLSNAVIQWCGKSHTVPAAHFIACERLKQLERLSQKPDMVMTTVSRVVEQKLYLMKAPGSVQMTGQMSGLDQLLRDIEGHGVYLFLGAGDPEYEWFLTQMSSRYRHFVFLNGYSEDCAQALYANGDLFVMPSSFEPCGISQMLAMRDGQPCLVHNVGGLKDTVQHGYNGFVFNGNTVIEMVDDFIRTGREAAEIKLNAPDKWKKICRQASDCRFLWDDSIGQYVKGLYEGKG, encoded by the coding sequence ATGAATATTTTGATAATGGCATCGGAAAATGACGGTATCAAAGGCGGCAAGGTCGGTGGCCTGGGCGATGTGATCAGGGATGTTCCGCCGGCCCTTGCAGCACGTGGCCATATGGTGCATGTGGTGACGCCTTCATATGGCTTTTTGCATCGGATCAACGATTCCAGGCAAACCGGGACCGTCGGGTTCATGTTCTCCGGTCGGTTTCATGAAGCGGATCTGTATGAGGTTCAAGGGAAAAACCACCATTCCCACATTCGCCTTTCGGTTATTGAACATCCCGTTTTTGCTTCCCAAGACAATCGGGGGGATCATTCGTTTTATTCTTTTGACCCGCCGGATCGTCCCTTTGCATCGGATGCGACGAAATTTGCGCTTTTCTGCATGGCAATCGCAAAAGCGGTTACAGATGGCGTGTTTGGCCGTTTGGACTGCATTCATCTGCATGACTGGCACATGGGTTTTTTCCTTATCCTGAGGGCATTTCATCCGGAGATGAAAGGGCTTCAACAGATTCGAAGTGTTTTCAGCATTCATAACCTGGCTCTCCAGGGAATTCGCCCGTTTCGCAACAGTGATTCATCGCTGGAAGCATGGTATCCAGGGCTCGGTTACAATCCGGATCTTCTTTCCGACCCCCGGTGGCGGAATTGCGTGAATCCAATGGCGTCGGCTATTCGATTAGCGGATGCAGTGCACACGGTTTCTCCTGCCTATGCCGATGAAATTCTTCATCCCAGCAGGCAGCCCATGTTTTACGGTGGGGAAGGACTTGAAGCCGATCTGGTGCAAGCCAGGGACAAGCACCGCCTGTCTGGTATTCTCAATGGCTGTGCTTATCCGGAATCGCACCAGCCTGCCAGGATGAAGTGGCAGGCGCTGCTGAAATTGCTGTCCAACGCTGTTATTCAATGGTGCGGGAAAAGCCATACGGTTCCGGCAGCCCATTTTATTGCCTGTGAACGGCTCAAACAGCTTGAGCGATTATCCCAAAAGCCGGATATGGTGATGACAACGGTCAGCCGGGTCGTTGAACAGAAACTGTATTTGATGAAAGCGCCCGGATCTGTTCAGATGACGGGTCAGATGTCCGGTCTGGACCAACTCCTGAGAGATATCGAAGGCCATGGCGTCTATCTGTTTCTTGGCGCCGGTGACCCGGAATATGAATGGTTTTTGACACAGATGAGTTCCCGGTACCGTCATTTTGTGTTTTTAAACGGGTATTCGGAGGATTGCGCACAGGCGTTATACGCAAACGGGGATCTTTTTGTTATGCCCAGCAGTTTTGAACCCTGCGGAATCAGCCAGATGCTGGCCATGCGTGACGGCCAGCCCTGCCTCGTCCATAATGTGGGGGGGTTAAAAGATACGGTTCAACACGGATACAATGGGTTTGTTTTCAATGGGAACACTGTCATCGAGATGGTGGATGATTTTATCAGGACAGGCAGGGAAGCAGCTGAAATAAAACTGAATGCCCCGGATAAATGGAAGAAAATATGCCGCCAGGCATCGGATTGCCGATTTCTGTGGGATGACTCGATTGGGCAATATGTTAAGGGACTGTATGAGGGGAAGGGATAG